Genomic DNA from Nomascus leucogenys isolate Asia chromosome 10, Asia_NLE_v1, whole genome shotgun sequence:
ctcacgcctgtaatcccagcactttgggaagccaaggcaggtggatcacttgaggtcaggagttcgagactggcctggccaacatggtgaaaccctgtctctactaaaaatacaaaaattagctgggtgtggtggtgtgcgcctgtaatcccaggtactcaggaggttgaggcaggagaatcacttgaacccaggaggcggaggttacagtgagccgagatcacaccattgtactccaccctgggcaacagagtgagagtccatctcaaaaaaaaaaaaaaacagaagagaaaatcttACAGTCTGGCATCTCAGGGAAAGAGGTCTTAAATCTGCACTTGGCCAccaactggctgtgtgactttaggcaggTGTctccatctctctgagcctccactttttgttgttgttgtttgtttgtttgtttgagacacagttttgctcttgtcgccgaggctggagtgcagtggtatgatcttggctaactgcaatctcctcctcccaggttcaagtgattttcctgcctcagcctcctgagtagctaggattataggtgcctgccaccacgcccggctaagttttgtatttttagtagagatgggggtttcagcatgttggctgggctggtcttgaactcctgaccttaggtgatccacccgcctcggcctcccaaagtgctggaattacaggcatgagccaccatgcccggctgagccTCCACTTTTAACATCTGTGAATTGGGGGTTGTGTAGTAAAGGATTAACCTCGCTCAGCTCCTGGGAGGTAACCTCTAAGCCTTTGTACTATCCTGCTTgataaaagtgtttttgtttgggaggctgaggcaggagaattgcttgaacctgggaggcggaagttgcagtgagccaaaatcgcgccactgcactccagcctgggttacagagtgagactctgtctcaaaacaaaaaaaaaaacagtatttctgtttttctggggACCTTCGGCCATGCAGTATCAGCTTGACCTCTGGAGGAGCTAGAGATAAGGTCACTCATGCAGGCAGTCAGCCATGCCCATGTGACTGACCCCAATAAAAACCCTGGTCATCAAGGCTCTGGTCAGCTTTCCTGATTGCAATTCTCCACGCATGCTGGGGAAATTGAACACTGATCTCTTGACTCCTCCTGGCGTCTCCCGGGCCCTTTGCGCCTCTTCCCTTTTCTGACTTTAATCTGTATCCTTTCGCTGTAATAAACCATAACCATGAGTCTCATGGCTTTTCTGAGTTTTGTGAGTCTTTCTAGAGAATGATTGAGCCTGACGTGGCCCTGGGGCTTCCCAAACAGAGGGGTGATTAATGGTACATGCTTCGTCATGAAGACAAGCATCAATGAGATTGTATACACACAGCACTTAATGATCACAGCCAGTGCTTATTGAACACAGATTGTGTACCAGGTTGTACGTGTCCTTTAATTGGATCCACACAACAGCTCTGGGAAACTGATActgtgattaattttttttacttttttggtgaAATGTACATTCACGAATGTATGAACATAGGTTATAGCATTAAAAAatacggccgggcgtggtggctcacacctgtaatcccagcactttgggaggccgaggcgtgcggatcatgaggtcaggaggtcgagaccatcctggctaacacagtgaaaccctgtctctactaaaaatacaaaaaattagctgggcgtggtggcgggcgcctgtagtcccagctacttgggaggctgaggcaggagaattgcctgaacctgggaggcggagcttgcagtgagctgagattgtgccactgcactccagcctgggcgacagagcaagactccatctcaaaaaaaaaaaaaaaaaaaaagaatacttaaatgtgaaggccaggtgccgtggctcatgcctgaaatcccaacactttgggaggccaaggggagaggactgcttgagtccaggggttcaagaccagcctgggcaacataatgagattctgtctctaccaaaaaaacaattaaaaattacccTTGGTGTGAtcacacgcacctgtaatcccagctacttgggaggtggaggtggtgggtggggggattgcttgagcccagaagtttgaggctgccgtgagcagtgatcaccccactgcactccagcctggaagacagagcaagactgtctcaaaaacaaaacaaaaaaaaacttacaatgtGAACAACTATGAATCATCATCCATGTTAAGACCTAGGACTCCTAGGACCTAGGAGCcactgccaggcgcagtggctcacgcctgtaatcccagcactttgggttgccaaggcaggtggatcatgaggtcaggagttcaagaccagcctggccaagatggtgaaaccccgactctactaaaaatacaaaagttagccaggtgtggtggcaggcgcctgtaaccctagctactcgggaggctgaggcaggagaattgcttgaactggggggcagaggttgtagtgagctgagatcgcaccactgcactccagcctgggcaacagtgtgagactccttctcaaaaaaaaaaaaaggacctaggacttcatgcctgtaatcccagcatgttgggaggacaagtagggtggatcacttgaagtcaggagctcaagaccagcctggccaacatggtgaaaccctatatctacaaaaatacaaaaactagccaggtgtggtggtgggtgcctgtagtcccagatactcaggaggctaaagcagaagaatcacttgaacccggcagatgggggttgccgtgagccgagatcgcaccactgcactccagcctgggtgacagagcaaggatacgtctaacaaaacaaaacaaaaaaattaggacatatggtttccattttaaaaaaagaaaataggatatAGAAGTCCCCATATCCCTCTATCCAGTTACAATTCCTCCCATCCCCCACAATCAGCCACCTCTCTGACTTCTGTGATAATCATGTCCTTACTTTTCTTGTCCTCATAGTTTGACCACCCATGCATGTATTCCCAACATTTTACTGTAGTTTCACTTTccttgcttttatatttattgaaaagaataggccaggcgcagtggctcatgcctgtaatcccagcactttggaaggccgaggtgggcagatcacctgaggtcgggagttcaagaccagcctgaccaacatggagaaaccctgtctgtactaaaaatacaaaattagtggggcatggtgtcacatgcctgtaatcccagctactctggaagctgaggcatgagaatcgcttgaacccggggggcgaaggttgcagtgagccgagattgtgccattgcactccagcctgggcaacaagagtgaaactgtgtctcaaaaaaaaaaaaaaaaaaaaaaagaataatacagcTTGCCCTGTTtggtgtctggtttctttcacttgacATTGTGAGATTCAGCCACACAGTTGTGTGTATCAGTAtccattctttttcattactgtatagtattccactgcATAACCACCATGTATGTATCCATTCtccttttgatggacatttgggtagttCAGATACTGCTCCTCTGAACATTCTTTCCTGTACATGCTTCCTGCTGCCCATGTTCAAGGTCTCTAGGATATGTACTTAATATGGAACAGCTGGGTTATATaggttgtcttttcttttttcttttttttggagacagagtctcactttgtcacccaggttggagtgcagtggcacaatcacagctcactgcacccttgacctcccaggctcaagagatccaccttccttggcctcctgagtagctaggaccacaggtatgcgccaccacctccagttaatttttgtattttttgtagagaaggggtctcactatgttgcccagggtagtctcaaactccttggtcttggcctcccaaagtgttggaattacaaacGTGAGAACCGTATTTCCAAATGTATTCAATAACATTACAGCATTTCCGATTTTAAGAGGAAGCAACTGCGACAAAATTGGTTAAGTAGCCTGTCCTGGATCACAAAGCCCAGTGTCCTGAACTCAGGGATCCTTGCCCCGGAGCCCCTGCTTTCCCAGCACATGGTGGTTACCTAATAAGTACCTGTTGTGCTGAGCATTGTTGGGGGCTGTTATTGGGGTTCACCTCCCGTTACTGTTACTCTGAACTCTGTCCCCATTTGTTAATAATTAATTGTCCCCAAGGAGCCTGTGATCCTGAGGCTTTGCCCAGTTAATCAGTCACTGCCCCCGGCCTGGGCAAGGGGCAGTTGGTGAACCTGCTGCCTTCAGAGCACCTTCCCTGGTGTGGAGGCATCCAGGGACCCAGGATGCTCCGGACCTGTTACGTGCTCTGTTCCCAAGCTGGTCCCTCCGCCAGGGGCTGGCAGCCCCTGAGCTTTGATGGCGGGGCCTTCCACCTCAAGGGCACAGGAGAGCTGACACGGGCCTTGCTGGTTCTCCGGCTGTGTGCTTGGCCCCCACTCGTCACTCATGGGTTGTTGGTGAGCAGTGATCCCGAGGACCAGCCTGGAGGCTCCCCATAGCCCGGCGCTGAGCCCTTGCTCCCTGTCACCCAGCTCCAGGCCTGGTCTCGGCGACTTCTGGGCTCCCGGCTCTCAGGCGCGTTTCTCCGAGCATCCGTCTATGGGCAGTTTGTGGCTGGTGAGACGGCAGAGGAGGTGAGGCGCTGCGTGCAGCAGCTGCGGACCCTCAGCCTCCGACCACTGCTGGCAGTGCCCACTGAGGAGGAGCCCGACTCTGCTGCCAAGAGCGGGTGAGTAGGGAGCCAGGGCCCGGGAAGGCTGGGAGGATGCAGGAAGGGGCTTTGCTGGTCGGGCTCTGACACCTGCTGGCTGGGCAGTGAGGCCTGGTATGAGGGGAACCTCGGTGCTATGCTGCGGTGTGTGGACCTGTCACGGAGCCTCCTGGAGCCCCCCAGCCTGGCTGAGGCCAGCCTCATGCAGCTGAAGGTGACGGCGCTGACCAGCACTCGGCTCTGTGTAAGGAGTGCAAAGACGAGTGTGCGGGGAGGGTGTGGCTGCCCACTGGGCTCCCCTCACCACCCCGCCTATCACCCCATTTCAGAAGGAGCTAGCCTCGTGGGTCAGAAGGCCAGGAGCCTCCTTGGAGCTGAGCCCTGAGAGGCTGGCTGAAGCCATGGACTCTGGGCAGGTAAGGATCTCAAGTGGGACTGTCGGGGACAGAGTGCCTTGGACTCAGATGCCGCCACACCACACGCCAGATGTTCGTAcggtggtgcgatcacagctcactgtggcctcgaactcctgggctctagcaatcttcctacctaagtctcccaagtagctgggattacaggcatgggccatcatgtccagctaatttttaaatttttttgtagagaacaggtctcactgtattgcacaggctggtctctaactacAGGCCTCAAGAATCCTCTtgccggccgggcgtggtggctcacgcctgtaatcccagcactttgggaggcagaggtgggcggatcatgaggtcagcagatcgagaccatcctggataacgtggtgaaaccctgtctctactaaaaatacaaaaaaatagccaggcgtggtggcaggcacctgtagtcccagctactcgggaggctgaggcaggagaatggcatgaacccgggaggcggagtttgcagtgagctgagatcgcgccactgcactccagcctgggtgacagagcaagactctgtctcgaaaaaaaaaaaaaaaagaatcctcttgccactgggcacagtggctcatgcctgtaatcacagcactttgggaggccaaggcgggcggatcatgaggtcaagagatcgagaccatcctggccaacatggtgaaaccctgtctctactagaaatacaaaaattatctggatgtggtggtgtgcacctgtagtcccagttacttgggaggctgaggcaggagaattgcttgaaccgggaggcggaggttgcagtaagccgagattgcgccactgcactccagcctggcgacagagtgagactctgtctcaaaaacggCCACCTCCAGGCTTGGAACAGCTGGCAGAAATGCAGCTGTAGCTCCCAGGCATGGCTGAAATGGATGCAATCAGGGTCATCTGGGTTCTCAGGGAGGagcctggaggctggaggctctCAGAGGAGGGATTGGGATAGAAGCTGTTTATCAACTAGAAGGAGGTACATCAATGTGTCCTCAGTCAACACAGCCGCATGTGTGTGAGCTGGCTGGGTGTAAGTTCTGATTAGGCCAATGGGGTCTTAGTTTGTTCATTCAATCATTAATTCCTTTCTATCTCCATATTCTATTTCAACACtactccatctttttttctttctttctctctccttccttcccttcctctttcgctctctctccttccttccttcttttctttttttttttcctttgagacagagtctcactctatcgcccaggctggagtgcagtggcacgatctcggctcactgcaagctctgcctcccaggttcacgccattctcctgcctcagcctcccaagtagctgggactacaggtgcccgccactacgcccagctaattttttgtatttttagtagcgacggggtttcaccctgttagccaggatggtctccatctcctgatctcgtgatccgcccgcctcggcctcccaaagggctgggattacaggtgtgagccaccgtgcctggcccttccttccttcttttctttttccttctctctccgctccctccctccctccctcccttccttccttccttctctatctCCCTCCTCtcgatctctctctttctctttgtcttactGTGTTGCACAGGGTGGTCTctaaactcatggcctcaagcaatcccccagcctcagcctcccaaaattctgggattataggtgtgagccaccacacccagcctgccgTCTTGTATAATGcatatctttttgtttctatgattttGTTTTGCCAAGTGTATACCATTCATGGGGGGCACATTTTCCCCaatattctattataaaaattttcaaatatacagaaaagtaaaaagaattgtACATGAACATCCATGTACCCGCCACCTTTAACTATACTCGCTTTAAATCATATCTATCCCTCTATtcctctatccatccatcaatccatcttattttttggtgcatttcaaagtaaattgcagACATGTTTTCCCCCTAAATGCTTCAGGATATGAATAATGGACTCATTAATTAGAGCCCAATAATTATTcagattactttttttctttcaaggtaAAACAATGAACTACACACATTGTAAATGTGCCCTTTGATGAACCTTAACCAACACACACACTTGAGCAATCCAAATCCCTATCAAGATTTAGAACATGgccggggacggtggctcacgcctgtaatcctagcactttgggaggctgaggcggatggattactggaggtcaggagttcaagaccaggctggccaacatggtgaaaccctgtctctactagaaatacaaaaattatctggacatagtggtgcgcacctgtagtcccagttacttgggaggctgaggcaggagaatcgcttgaaccgggaggcggaggttgcagtaagccgagattgagccactgcactccagcctggcgacagagtgagactccgtctcaaaaaaagaagaaaaatcttcttgcctcaccctcccaaattgttgggattacaggctgagccaccatgcctggcccccactGCTTCCAATGGTTGATTCTAGCTGCTGCATGGTTTACCTCTCCTGGGGTGAACCCCTGGGTggcctctgtgtctccaccctCCCAAACAATGCTATAGAGGACATGctgatgtttctttttctaatctttttttatttgtaatttttatttatctatttatttatttattattattattattattattttaagacagagtcttgctctgtcgcccaggctggaatgcagtggcgcaatctcggctcactgcgacctccgcctcccaggttctcctgcttcagcctcccgagtagctgggatttcaagcgcctgccatcacgcccagctaatttttgtatttttagtagagatgaggcttcaccatgttggccaggctggtctcgaactcctggtctcaggtaaaatgcccgcctcagcctcccaaagtgctgggattacaggtgtgagccgccatgcccagctttttttttttttttttttttgaaatggcgtctggctccattgcccaggctggagtgcagtggtgcgatctccgctcactgcaacctctgcctcccgggttcaaacaattctcctgccccagcctcctgagtagctgggactacaggtgcacaccatcacgcccagctaagttttgtatttttagtagagatggggtttcactatgttggccaggctggtcttgaactcctgacctcatgatccacatgcctcggcctcccaaagtgctgggattacaggtatgagccactgtacccggccttaTTTGTAACTTTTAAAGTGTGTCAGAGAACACATAGAAACAAGATTTCATGGTTCAGAAAATCAGCTTTGGAGAGTAAGGAGTTGACCTCTTCATGAGCTTTAGTTTATTCCTGTAGGGAGAGTGACAGCAACTTCTCAGTGGTTTTAAGGattaaaacaggctgggtgcagtgcctcatgcctgtaatctgcattttgggaggctgaaattggaggctcacttgagcccaggcaggagggtcacttgagcccatgaggtcaatACCAACCTGAGTAATACAGTaagccctcatctctacaaaaaatttctttaaattagctggaggtggtggcaggcacctgtaatcctggctacttgggaggctaaggtgggaggattgcttgactgGCAAGTTTGAGAgtgaagaaagaaggagggagagaggaagggagggagggaaggaggcagggagggagggaggaaggaaggaaggaaggaaggaaggaaggaaggaaggaaagaaagaaggaaagaaagaaggaaagaaagaaagaaaaagaaaaagaaagaaagaaagaaggaaagaaagaaagagaagaaaag
This window encodes:
- the PRODH2 gene encoding hydroxyproline dehydrogenase, with translation MLPRVVSNSLVLASQSVGITNVRTVFPNVFNNITAFPILRGSNCDKIVTAPGLGKGQLVNLLPSEHLPWCGGIQGPRMLRTCYVLCSQAGPSARGWQPLSFDGGAFHLKGTGELTRALLVLRLCAWPPLVTHGLLLQAWSRRLLGSRLSGAFLRASVYGQFVAGETAEEVRRCVQQLRTLSLRPLLAVPTEEEPDSAAKSGEAWYEGNLGAMLRCVDLSRSLLEPPSLAEASLMQLKVTALTSTRLCKELASWVRRPGASLELSPERLAEAMDSGQSLQVSCLNAEQNQHLQASLSRLHRVAQYARAQHVRLLVDAEYTSLNPALSLLVAALAVRWNSPGEGGPWVWNTYQACLKDTFERLGRDAEAAHRAGLAFGVKLVRGAYLDKERAVAQLHGMKDPTQPDYEATSQSYSRCLELMLTHVAHHGPMCHLMVASHNEESVRQATKRMWELGIPLDGTVCFGQLLGMCDHVSLALGQAGYVVYKSIPYGSLEEVIPYLIRRAQENRSVLQGARREQELLSQELWRRLLPGYRRMPH